A single Carnobacterium alterfunditum DSM 5972 DNA region contains:
- a CDS encoding DegV family protein, protein MDTITHDELYNSLINGAKEVMNNRLFLNNINVFPVADGDTGSNLFSTMNSIVYHSELKENTKTTLESIADSAIIGARGNSGLIFAQYFQGFSEGITAEKVITKEAFVLASKNGMEYAYQAVENPVEGTMLTTMTVFYDALSKELSSHETFDTLLETALKKVEDAVENTTDQLKVLKKSFVVDSGAKGFAYFIKGFLDGIQGRLISKEITEIEEIIPAIEQHDHDNGDYRYRYCTEALIEQGSDVADLKGLISDIGDSIVQVKGKKKTRLHIHTNDPAELFERLSGHGKIIEQKVDDMVQQYDRIHNRKYKTVIMTDSIADLPKELIDDAQVHVVHISLLVGEESYIDKLTVTNEKLFDIAKAKNIHPTSSQPTIKSIENTYHYLLSYYENVVVFSVAQALSGTYNVFSKAAEKFNENKQAIHIIDTKQNSVAEGLIVWQAIENLRADKSVDEILSAAAQSINQSKILVKINTLDNMIASGRLSVRAGGIAKKVGLKPIITLDEKGEGKIFKIAFDPNRALKKILKHMKHINETKGIEHYAVTYVDDPQLGKEFADALNNTLNKEPEYITNSSGVIALGAGVGAVAVAYITK, encoded by the coding sequence ATGGATACAATAACACACGACGAATTATATAACAGCTTGATCAATGGTGCAAAAGAGGTCATGAACAACCGATTATTCTTAAATAATATTAATGTCTTTCCAGTGGCTGATGGGGATACAGGAAGTAATCTCTTCTCTACTATGAACAGCATCGTTTACCATTCAGAATTAAAAGAAAATACCAAGACAACCTTAGAGTCTATTGCAGATTCAGCTATTATTGGAGCAAGAGGGAATTCGGGTTTGATTTTTGCCCAATACTTTCAAGGATTTAGCGAAGGGATAACGGCAGAAAAAGTCATTACAAAAGAAGCTTTTGTTTTGGCAAGTAAAAACGGGATGGAATATGCCTATCAAGCAGTAGAAAATCCTGTTGAAGGGACAATGCTAACCACCATGACCGTCTTTTATGATGCATTAAGCAAAGAACTAAGTAGTCATGAAACCTTTGATACACTACTTGAAACAGCTTTAAAAAAGGTGGAGGATGCAGTTGAAAACACAACTGATCAGTTAAAAGTTCTAAAGAAATCATTTGTCGTTGATTCAGGGGCTAAAGGATTTGCGTACTTTATCAAAGGCTTTTTAGATGGCATTCAAGGGCGTTTGATTTCAAAGGAAATCACAGAAATAGAAGAAATTATTCCAGCAATCGAACAGCATGATCATGATAATGGTGACTATCGTTATCGGTATTGTACTGAAGCTTTAATTGAGCAGGGGTCAGATGTTGCTGATTTAAAAGGTCTTATATCTGATATTGGTGATTCGATCGTTCAAGTTAAAGGGAAAAAGAAAACTAGATTACACATCCATACTAATGATCCAGCCGAATTGTTTGAACGTCTTTCAGGGCATGGAAAGATCATTGAACAGAAGGTCGATGATATGGTTCAACAGTATGACCGAATCCACAATCGAAAATACAAGACTGTTATTATGACTGATTCGATCGCAGACTTACCAAAAGAGTTGATTGATGACGCACAAGTTCATGTGGTCCATATATCGCTGTTGGTCGGAGAGGAATCGTATATCGATAAGTTAACAGTTACTAATGAAAAACTTTTTGATATAGCTAAGGCAAAAAATATCCACCCAACTTCATCACAACCAACAATCAAGAGTATCGAAAATACTTATCATTATTTATTGTCTTATTATGAGAATGTTGTGGTTTTCTCCGTTGCACAAGCATTAAGCGGGACCTATAATGTTTTTTCAAAAGCTGCTGAAAAGTTCAATGAGAACAAGCAAGCAATCCATATCATAGATACGAAACAAAATTCCGTTGCGGAAGGATTAATCGTTTGGCAAGCGATTGAGAACTTAAGAGCTGATAAATCAGTTGATGAGATTTTGTCAGCTGCAGCACAATCGATTAACCAGTCTAAAATCTTGGTTAAAATCAATACGCTGGATAATATGATCGCTTCAGGGAGACTAAGTGTGCGCGCAGGTGGGATCGCCAAGAAAGTAGGGTTAAAACCGATCATCACCTTGGATGAAAAGGGTGAAGGTAAGATTTTTAAGATTGCTTTTGACCCCAACAGAGCACTTAAAAAAATCCTGAAACACATGAAACATATCAACGAAACAAAAGGGATCGAACACTACGCTGTTACATATGTAGATGATCCTCAGTTAGGGAAAGAATTTGCTGATGCACTGAATAATACATTAAATAAAGAACCAGAATACATTACGAATAGTTCCGGAGTGATCGCATTAGGTGCTGGTGTTGGTGCCGTTGCAGTGGCGTACATTACTAAATAG
- a CDS encoding DUF2177 family protein, producing MMEYVIIYMITLAVFFLIDIVWLALIANKLYKDQIGFIMKDKPNWIAAIIFYLIFVLGLVFFVIDPALLSESILEALLRGMFFGFITYATYDLTNLATLDKWPLKITIIDLTWGTTLGGLVSIISYYFSAML from the coding sequence ATGATGGAATATGTTATTATTTACATGATCACGCTTGCCGTATTTTTCTTAATTGATATAGTTTGGTTAGCTCTAATTGCCAATAAGTTATATAAAGATCAAATTGGCTTTATTATGAAAGATAAACCTAATTGGATAGCAGCTATCATATTTTATTTGATTTTTGTCCTTGGATTAGTATTCTTTGTTATTGACCCAGCTTTATTGTCAGAAAGCATACTTGAAGCACTGCTAAGAGGGATGTTCTTTGGTTTTATTACTTACGCAACTTATGATTTGACCAATTTAGCAACGCTCGATAAATGGCCATTAAAAATTACTATTATCGATTTGACTTGGGGTACAACTTTAGGCGGACTCGTATCAATTATTAGTTATTATTTTTCTGCTATGCTTTAA
- a CDS encoding DUF3159 domain-containing protein: protein MEKIKEWLEQLSLVFEKKTIDALFPPLIFFLANQFLSLELASGVTLLYLLLVILYRIIKGHTKKYVLVGVGGVLLSIGFSLLSGDAINYYLPGLITTSLIVIACVVSLVIRRPMAALLSHLTRGWPIEWYLRDDIRPAYRNVTIMWAAYFMLRLSIQVPLFLMGEFAIYFYINSILGWPMTIILLISTYVLGIKGLRKLSGPSVEEFLNGKKPPFEGQKKGF from the coding sequence ATGGAGAAAATTAAAGAGTGGCTAGAACAACTTTCACTTGTATTTGAGAAAAAAACAATCGATGCTCTCTTCCCCCCGTTGATATTTTTTCTAGCTAATCAGTTCCTGTCTCTTGAGCTTGCTAGTGGGGTAACCCTGCTTTACCTGCTTCTCGTCATCCTATATAGAATAATTAAAGGTCATACAAAAAAATACGTTCTAGTTGGCGTAGGAGGTGTCTTGCTTTCTATTGGATTTAGTTTATTGTCTGGAGATGCAATCAATTATTATCTTCCAGGTTTAATTACAACAAGCCTGATTGTCATCGCATGCGTTGTGTCTCTTGTTATTCGCCGCCCAATGGCCGCTTTGTTGAGTCATTTAACCAGAGGATGGCCAATCGAATGGTACTTGCGAGACGATATTCGTCCTGCTTATCGAAACGTCACGATAATGTGGGCTGCTTATTTTATGCTCCGACTAAGCATACAAGTTCCGCTATTTTTAATGGGCGAATTCGCGATTTATTTTTATATCAATTCTATTTTGGGTTGGCCGATGACTATAATTCTCCTTATTTCCACTTATGTATTAGGAATTAAAGGTCTGAGAAAATTATCAGGTCCAAGCGTTGAAGAATTTTTAAACGGAAAAAAACCTCCTTTTGAAGGCCAGAAAAAAGGGTTTTAA
- a CDS encoding DUF1475 family protein has protein sequence MKAAKIVAWICLLAMTAGLVNAFVNGDFLVDGGTLLENPWGIMSMIDLYVGFTLFSIWIVYREKTMWKTIIWVVTMMIFGFFIGSIYVLKALYESKGDWSVAFHGVQRSVSDGEN, from the coding sequence ATGAAAGCTGCAAAAATCGTTGCATGGATTTGCTTGCTGGCTATGACAGCCGGATTGGTTAATGCATTCGTAAATGGGGATTTTTTGGTTGACGGTGGAACATTACTCGAAAATCCATGGGGAATCATGTCTATGATCGATCTATACGTAGGATTCACCCTATTTTCAATATGGATCGTCTACCGGGAAAAAACTATGTGGAAAACCATCATCTGGGTTGTCACAATGATGATATTTGGTTTTTTCATAGGCAGTATTTATGTTTTAAAAGCACTGTATGAGTCAAAAGGAGACTGGTCAGTCGCTTTCCATGGCGTACAGAGGAGTGTTAGTGATGGAGAAAATTAA